In a genomic window of Fibrobacter sp.:
- a CDS encoding bile acid:sodium symporter family protein — protein MFKVIKAISRLLSNYASPFVIASAIVAFFVPVAFGWVHGNVSSIILGVIMLSMGLTISMDDVRNLLKQPFHILLGAVAQYTIMPFVAFGLTKVFGLDPYLAVGIILVGCCPGGVSSNVMSFLAHGDVTYSVSMTMVSTLLAPIMTPLLVLWLADTSIDVNAKGMFLNILYVTIAPITIGFLCNYFLGKRAVFKEIQSNMPAVSVIGLMLIVGGVVVTVRPQLLTNGFSLIFLVLAVVFCHNALGYVLGYGVGRLFKFNTAKKRTIAIEVGVQNAGMATVLAMAFFANPENVAANPKAVLCMVPCALSCAYHSISGTVLANIFAWWDGRSKRA, from the coding sequence ATGTTTAAGGTAATCAAGGCTATTAGCCGTCTGCTTTCTAACTACGCTTCACCCTTTGTCATCGCAAGCGCAATAGTCGCATTCTTCGTCCCGGTCGCTTTTGGCTGGGTTCACGGGAATGTATCCTCCATCATTCTCGGCGTCATCATGTTGAGCATGGGACTTACCATCTCTATGGACGACGTGCGGAATCTGCTGAAGCAGCCTTTCCACATTCTGCTGGGCGCTGTGGCGCAGTATACGATCATGCCCTTTGTGGCCTTCGGGCTTACGAAGGTGTTCGGGCTGGATCCGTACCTTGCTGTGGGTATCATTCTGGTGGGGTGCTGCCCGGGCGGTGTTTCCAGCAATGTTATGAGTTTTTTGGCCCATGGCGATGTCACGTATTCCGTGAGCATGACCATGGTGAGCACCCTCCTTGCGCCTATCATGACTCCGCTCTTGGTGCTTTGGCTTGCCGACACCAGTATCGACGTGAATGCGAAGGGTATGTTCCTGAACATTCTATATGTGACAATCGCGCCCATTACTATCGGGTTCCTCTGCAACTACTTCTTGGGCAAGCGCGCCGTGTTCAAGGAAATCCAGTCCAACATGCCTGCGGTAAGCGTCATAGGCCTGATGCTCATCGTGGGCGGTGTGGTGGTGACGGTGCGTCCGCAGTTGTTGACCAACGGCTTTTCGTTGATTTTCCTGGTGCTTGCGGTGGTGTTCTGCCACAATGCGCTAGGCTATGTGCTGGGCTACGGCGTAGGTAGGCTTTTCAAGTTCAATACCGCCAAGAAGCGGACTATCGCTATCGAGGTGGGCGTGCAGAACGCCGGCATGGCCACCGTGCTTGCCATGGCCTTCTTTGCGAACCCCGAAAATGTGGCGGCCAACCCCAAGGCGGTGCTTTGCATGGTGCCTTGTGCCTTGAGCTGTGCCTACCATTCCATTAGCGGGACGGTGCTGGCCAACATTTTCGCCTGGTGGGACGGTCGCTCAAAACGGGCCTAG